In a genomic window of Taeniopygia guttata chromosome 11, bTaeGut7.mat, whole genome shotgun sequence:
- the RBL2 gene encoding retinoblastoma-like protein 2 isoform X4, giving the protein MAGEEAAGAEPGPAGAAAAAPSPPGEDGETRQRYEELCRSLNMDERARAEAWLSYQSMRRNYTLEGNDMHWLACALYVACRKAIPTVSRGTAEGNYVSLTRILRCSDQSLIEFFNKMKKWEDMANLPSQFRERTERLERNFTVSAVIFKKYEPIFQDIFRYPQEDQPRQQRGRKQRRQPCTVTEVFQFCWVLFVHAKGNFPMISDDLVNSYHLLLCALDLVYGNALQCPNRKELLNPNFKGLPEDFHSKDYKVSSDPPCIIEKLCSLHYGLVLEAKGIKEHFWKPYIRKLFDKKLLKGKDENLTGFLDPGNFGDSVKAINKAYEEYVLSVGNLDERIFLGEDADEEIGTLTRCLNTPSGQETAERVQVKHNLQQHFDRSKSLRTTTPLTGRKYIKESNPYVTPVSIATYSLSRLHTMLAGLKNAPSENLEQILRSCSRDPSQSIANRVKEMHDVYCQSTQSEGEFSNFSKDVASKHFRRAEMLYYKVLESVIEQERKRLGDTDLSAILEQDVFHRSLLACCLEIITFTYNPPGNFPFVTEIFDIPVYHFYKVIEVFIRAEDGLCREVVKHLNHIEEQILESMAWKRESVLWDRIRENENKVPTCEEVMPPQYFERSAGSSVVGSPLTPRRINEVRAESGGLGKGLSSPPATLYDRYSSPTANPTRRRLFADTDGAPEGGTAVRVPPQPVVSTVPVQNVSPEAVSVTPVPGQTLVTVATATVTANNGQTVTIPVQGIANENGGITFFPVQVNVGTQPQTVSGPMQPLSAQTLAGTLNPQLAGAALQLPGQLTVQQISPGEQRQTQHFSATAIRPRKMGSLALFFRKVYHLASVRLRDLCAKLDVSDELRKKIWTCFEYSLVHCPEIMMDRHLDQLLMCAIYVMTKVTNEDRSFQNIMRCYRTQPQAKSHVYRSVLIKGRRRRHSGSSDSSSQQNSPTDRSKDKYKERSSRDSSPVMRSSSTLPVPQPSSAPPTPTRLSGPNSDTEEEERGDLIQFYNNVYIEQIKDFALKYTSNATESPPLSPYPFVRLGSPRRVQLSQHHPLYISPHRNESALSPQEKIFYYFSSSPSKRLKEINSMVRTGETPTKKRGILLEDGTEAPAKRICQENHTALLRRLQDVANDRGSH; this is encoded by the exons ATGGCGGGCGAGGAGGCGGCCGGGGCCGAGCCGGGTCCCGcgggggccgcggccgccgccccgtCCCCGCCGGGCGAGGACGGCGAGACCCGGCAGCGCTACgaggagctctgcaggagcctCAACATGGACGAGCGCGCCCGCGCCGAGGCCTGGCTGAGCTACCAGAGCATGAGGCGCAACTACACCCTGGAG GGAAATGACATGCATTGGCTGGCTTGTGCCTTGTATGTGGCTTGCAGGAAAGCAATTCCAACTGTGAGCAGGGGAACAGCAGAAGGAAATTATGTGTCCTTAACCAGAATCCTGCGCTGTTCAGACCAAAG CTTGATTGAGTTTTTTAACAAGATGAAGAAGTGGGAAGACATGGCAAATCTACCATCCCAGTTCAGAGAGCGAACTGAGAGATTAGAGAGGAACTTCACCGTTTCTGCAGTCATTTTTAAGAAGTATGAGCCCATTTTTCAGGACATTTTCAGGTATCCTCAAGAAGATCAACCTCGTCAACAGAGAGGAAGGAAACAGAG ACGACAACCCTGTACTGTGACCGAAGTTTTCCAGTTTTGCTGGGTCCTGTTCGTTCATGCAAAAG GAAATTTTCCTATGATCAGTGATGATTTGGTCAATTCCTACCATCTCTTGTTATGTGCTCTGGATCTCGTGTATGGAAATGCTCTGCAGTGTCCTAACCGTAAAGAGCTCCTGAATCCTAATTTTAAGG GTCTACCTGAAGACTTCCATAGTAAGGATTATAAAGTATCATCTGATCCTCCCTGCATCATTGAAAAACTGTGTTCTTTACATTATGGATTAGTTTTAGAAGCAAAAGGTATAAAGGAACATTTTTGGAAGCCATATATTCGGAAGCTTTTTGACAAAAAG cttttaaaaggaaaagatgaaaatcTGACGGGATTTCTAGATCCTGGGAACTTTGGAGACAGCGT CAAAGCCATCAACAAGGCCTATGAGGAGTATGTGCTGTCAGTGGGAAACCTCGATGAGCGAATATTCCTTGGCGAGGATGCCGATGAAGAAATTGGAACTCTCACGAGGTGCCTAAACACACCTTCAGGACAGGAAACAGCTGAAAGGGTACAAGTGAAGCATAATTTGCAGCAGCATTTTGACAGG tccaAATCACTCAGGACCACAACCCCCCTTACTGGCCGCAAGTATATTAAAGAGAGCAACCCATACGTGACTCCTGTTTCCATAGCAACCTACAGCCTGAGCCGCCTGCACACGATGCTGGCAGGGCTGAAAAATGCCCCCAGTGAAAATCTGGAGCAAATACTCAG gtcATGCTCCAGAGATCCTTCTCAATCCATTGCAAACAGAGTTAAAGAAATGCATGATGTGTACTGTCAGAGCACTCAGTCTGAAGGAGAATTCAGTAATTTTTCCAAAG ATGTTGCTAGTAAACATTTTCGTCGTGCTGAGATGCTCTACTACAAGGTCTTGGAGTCAGTTATTGAGCAAGAGAGGAAGAGACTGGGAGACACTGACTTATCT GCAATACTGGAGCAAGATGTGTTTCACAGGTCTCTGCTGGCATGTTGCCTGGAGATCATTACTTTTACATACAACCCACCTGGAAACTTCCCATTCGTCACTGAAATATTTGACATTCCAGTTTATCATTTTTACAAG GTAATTGAGGTTTTCATTAGAGCAGAGGATGGCCTTTGTCGGGAAGTGGTGAAACACCTGAACCACATTGAAGAGCAGATCCTGGAAAGTATGGCCTGGAAACGGGAATCCGTACTGTGGGACAGGATCAGAGAGAACGAAAACAAAGTTCCTACTTGTGAAGAG GTAATGCCACCTCAGTACTTTGAGAGATCTGCTGGGAGCAGTGTTGTAGGTTCACCATTGACACCACGGCGAATAAACGAGGTTCGTGCTGAAAGCGGAGGACTGGGAAAAG gcctctcctcccctccagcCACCCTGTATGACAGGTAcagctctcccacagccaaCCCCACGCGGCGGCGCCTGTTCGCTGACACTGACGGTGCCCCCGAGGGCGGCACGGCCGTCAGGGTGCCCCCGCAGCCCGTGGTGAGCACGGTGCCAGTGCAGAACGTGAGCCCCGAGGCCGTGTCCGTGACCCCGGTGCCTGGCCAGACCCTTGTGACGGTGGCAACGGCCACCGTGACAGCCAACAACGGGCAGACGGTGACAATACCCGTGCAAG GTATTGCCAATGAAAATGGAGGAATAACTTTCTTCCCAGTCCAAGTAAATGTAGGTACCCAGCCCCAGACTGTGTCTGGGCCCATGCAGCCTCTGAGTGCCCAGACTCTGGCTGGCACCCTGAACCCTCAgctggctggggcagcgctgcagctgccaggccagTTAACAGTGCAGCAGATCTCCCCTGGGGAGCAGAGACAGACCCAGCACTTCAGTGCCACAGCCATCAGGCCTCGCAAGATGGGCTCACTTGCACTCTTCTTCAGAAAG GTGTATCACTTGGCCAGTGTTCGTCTGAGAGACCTCTGTGCCAAACTCGATGTGTCTGATGAGCTGCGCAAAAAGATCTGGACCTGCTTTGAGTATTCCTTGGTGCACTGCCCTGAAATCATGATGGACAGACACCTGGATCAGCTGCTGATGTGTGCCATCTACGTCATGACTAAG GTTACTAATGAAGACAGATCATTCCAGAACATCATGCGCTGCTACCGGACACAGCCGCAAGCCAAGAGTCAC gtctATCGCAGCGTCCTCATCAagggccgccgccgccgccactcgggcagcagtgacagcagcagccagcagaacTCGCCCACAGACAGGAGCAAAGACAAGTACAAAGAAAGAA GCAGCCGTGACTCCAGCCCGGTGATGcgctccagcagcaccctgccCGTGCCTCAGCCCTCCAGCgcgccccccacccccacccgCCTCTCGGGCCCCAACAGCGACACCGAGGAGGAGGAGCGCGGGGACCTCATCCAGTTCTACAACAACGTCTACATCGAGCAGATCAAGGACTTTGCCCTCAAGTACACTTCAAATGCA ACGGAGTCTCCCCCGCTCTCGCCGTACCCCTTCGTGCGCCTCGGCTCCCCCCGCAGagtgcagctctcccagcaccaCCCCCTGTACATCTCACCACACAGGAACGAGTCTGCCCTCTCTCCCCAAGAGAAGATATTCTACTACTTCAGCAGCAGCCCCTCAAAG AGGCTAAAGGAAATCAACAGCATGGTTCGAACTGGAGAAACACCCACAAAGAAGAGAGGCATCCTCTTGGAAGATGGAACTGAAGCCCCAGCCAAGCGAATCTGCCAGGAGAATCACACGGCTCTGTTAAGACGGCTCCAGGACGTAGCGAATGACCGAGGGTCCCACTGA